One segment of Prosthecodimorpha staleyi DNA contains the following:
- a CDS encoding ABC transporter ATP-binding protein: MPIAPIPDARIPALPPAIELVGIDKRFGTVHANRDIHLTVDKGSIHGIVGENGAGKSTLMSILYGFYQADHGRILVDGREVRIRSSADAIGLGIGMVHQQFMLVETFTVLENVILGAEGAPRLAAAEARARGLIERLARDYGLTVDPDRIVGELSVGEQQRVEILKALFRGAETLILDEPTAVLTPAEADHLFRILRRLKAEGKTVVIITHKLREIMAVTDTVSVMRRGEVVATWPTAATTVERIAEAMVGRRVLLHVPKGSSVPGRTLLAVEGLDVRDGRGARLVEGVTFDVRAGEIVGIAGVAGNGQSELLETIAGIRRPSAGGIRLGAEAIGGLDPAAIRALGLAHVPEDRHRMGLVLALEAWENVMLGYQDDPAYQAGVLIDGAAVRAAAADRFRGYDVRPPDIRLRTGLFSGGNQQKIVIGREMERDPDVLLVGQPTRGVDIGAIEFIHRRLIALRDRGKAILLVSAELDEIRSLADRVLCMCGGRIVGECRPETPETEIGLMMAGVAA; the protein is encoded by the coding sequence ATGCCGATCGCCCCGATCCCCGATGCTCGGATACCGGCCCTGCCGCCGGCGATCGAACTCGTCGGCATCGACAAGCGCTTCGGCACCGTTCATGCCAATCGCGACATCCATCTGACCGTCGACAAGGGCTCGATCCACGGCATCGTCGGCGAGAACGGCGCCGGCAAGTCGACGCTGATGTCGATCCTCTACGGCTTCTACCAGGCCGATCACGGCCGCATCCTGGTCGACGGCCGCGAGGTGCGCATCCGCTCGAGCGCCGACGCGATCGGGCTCGGCATCGGCATGGTCCACCAGCAGTTCATGCTGGTCGAGACCTTCACGGTGCTCGAGAATGTCATCCTGGGTGCGGAGGGCGCGCCCCGTCTCGCTGCCGCGGAGGCGCGGGCGCGCGGCCTGATCGAGCGGCTCGCCCGCGACTACGGGCTGACGGTCGATCCGGACCGGATCGTCGGCGAGCTTTCGGTCGGCGAGCAGCAGCGCGTCGAGATCCTGAAGGCCCTGTTCCGCGGCGCCGAGACGCTGATTCTCGACGAGCCAACCGCGGTCCTGACGCCCGCCGAGGCCGATCACCTGTTCCGCATCCTCCGCCGTCTCAAGGCCGAGGGAAAGACCGTTGTGATCATCACCCACAAGCTGCGCGAGATCATGGCCGTCACCGACACCGTCTCGGTCATGCGCCGCGGCGAGGTGGTGGCGACTTGGCCGACCGCCGCGACCACTGTCGAGCGCATCGCCGAAGCCATGGTCGGCCGCCGCGTGCTGCTGCATGTACCCAAGGGGTCGTCGGTGCCGGGCCGCACGCTGCTGGCCGTCGAGGGGCTCGACGTGCGCGACGGCCGCGGCGCGCGGCTGGTCGAAGGGGTGACGTTCGACGTGCGTGCCGGCGAGATCGTCGGCATCGCCGGCGTTGCCGGCAACGGCCAGTCGGAGCTTCTGGAGACGATCGCCGGCATCCGCCGTCCGTCGGCGGGCGGCATCCGGCTCGGCGCGGAGGCGATCGGCGGGCTCGATCCGGCCGCCATCCGCGCGCTCGGCCTCGCCCATGTGCCGGAGGACCGCCACCGGATGGGGCTCGTCCTGGCGCTCGAGGCCTGGGAGAACGTCATGCTCGGCTATCAGGACGACCCGGCCTATCAGGCCGGCGTCCTGATCGACGGGGCGGCGGTGCGCGCGGCGGCGGCCGACCGCTTCCGCGGCTACGACGTGCGGCCGCCGGATATCCGCCTGCGCACCGGCCTCTTCTCCGGCGGCAACCAGCAGAAGATCGTCATCGGCCGCGAGATGGAGCGCGATCCGGACGTGCTGCTGGTCGGCCAGCCGACCCGCGGCGTCGATATCGGGGCGATCGAGTTCATCCACCGCCGGCTGATCGCGCTGCGCGACCGCGGCAAGGCGATCCTGCTGGTCTCCGCCGAACTCGACGAGATCCGCAGCTTGGCCGACCGGGTCCTGTGCATGTGCGGCGGGCGCATCGTCGGCGAGTGCCGGCCGGAGACGCCGGAGACGGAGATCGGCCTGATGATGGCGGGGGTGGCGGCATGA
- a CDS encoding DUF1194 domain-containing protein — MVPVSGRSALPVRVFASLVALLAALAGLAGTPARAETRVDVELVLAVDISYSMDEDEQRLQRAGYVEAITSPEVLEAIRRGPNQRIAVAYVEWAGAAEQRLTVDWTLIDGKAAAEAFVAKLMAQPIRRAYRTSISGALGFSAPLFDRNGYDGLRQVIDVSGDGPNNQGLPVEEVRREVLDRGIVINGLPILIKRPNFGTMDITDLDTYYGECVVGGEGSFMVPIKTREAFLAATRMKLLMEIAGDFPPATPASREPRIVPAAEKLNPLCLVGERLWQERQDWMRN, encoded by the coding sequence ATGGTGCCGGTTTCGGGGAGGTCCGCCTTGCCAGTCCGTGTCTTCGCATCGCTTGTTGCCCTGCTCGCCGCCCTGGCCGGGCTCGCCGGCACGCCGGCCCGGGCGGAGACCCGGGTCGATGTCGAACTGGTGCTGGCGGTCGACATTTCCTATTCGATGGACGAGGACGAACAGCGCCTGCAGCGGGCCGGCTATGTCGAGGCGATCACCTCGCCGGAGGTCCTGGAGGCGATCCGGCGCGGCCCGAACCAGCGCATCGCCGTCGCCTATGTCGAATGGGCCGGCGCGGCCGAGCAGCGGCTGACCGTCGACTGGACGCTGATCGACGGCAAGGCCGCCGCCGAGGCCTTCGTCGCCAAGCTGATGGCCCAGCCGATCCGGCGCGCCTACCGCACGTCGATTTCGGGCGCGCTCGGCTTCTCCGCGCCGCTCTTCGACCGCAACGGCTATGACGGCCTGCGCCAGGTGATCGATGTCTCCGGCGACGGGCCGAACAACCAGGGCCTGCCGGTCGAGGAGGTCCGGCGCGAGGTGCTCGACCGCGGCATCGTCATCAACGGCCTGCCGATCCTGATCAAGCGGCCGAATTTCGGCACCATGGACATCACCGATCTCGACACCTACTACGGAGAATGCGTGGTCGGCGGCGAAGGCTCCTTCATGGTGCCGATCAAGACCCGCGAGGCCTTCCTGGCGGCCACCCGCATGAAGCTCCTGATGGAGATCGCCGGCGACTTCCCACCCGCGACGCCGGCCTCCCGCGAACCGCGCATCGTTCCGGCTGCCGAAAAGCTGAACCCGCTCTGCTTGGTCGGCGAGAGGCTGTGGCAGGAACGGCAGGACTGGATGCGCAACTGA
- a CDS encoding ABC transporter permease produces MSATEAQPASPAAAPDEIDIDRVVPRPFWKRPKVIERAMPWMVIAGFILVWELICLIFPIKTFILPAPHVIVQSMITWWPQILENSGQTLFTTVVGFLIAVAFGLVGGVLIGSSTLIYNGFYPLLIGFNAIPKVAIVPILVLWFGIGTVPAIITAFIISFFPILVNVATGIATVEPELKDVLRALGASNRQIIMKVGLPRSMPYFFASLKVAITVAFVGSIMSETVAANVGIGALMMAAQGRFEVPLVFAGLIATAVMGIMLYVIAETIERRVIGWATRGINGPGSV; encoded by the coding sequence ATGAGCGCCACCGAGGCCCAACCCGCGTCGCCGGCCGCCGCACCCGACGAGATCGATATCGACCGGGTGGTCCCGCGGCCGTTCTGGAAGCGACCGAAGGTGATCGAGCGGGCGATGCCCTGGATGGTAATCGCCGGCTTCATCCTGGTCTGGGAGCTGATCTGCCTGATCTTCCCGATCAAGACCTTCATCCTGCCGGCGCCGCACGTCATCGTGCAGTCGATGATCACCTGGTGGCCTCAGATCCTGGAGAATTCCGGCCAGACCCTGTTCACCACGGTGGTCGGCTTCCTGATCGCGGTCGCATTCGGGCTCGTCGGCGGCGTGCTGATCGGCTCCTCGACGCTGATCTACAACGGCTTCTATCCGCTGCTGATCGGCTTCAACGCCATCCCGAAGGTCGCCATCGTGCCGATCCTGGTGCTGTGGTTCGGCATCGGCACGGTGCCGGCGATCATCACCGCCTTCATCATCTCCTTCTTCCCGATCCTGGTGAATGTCGCGACCGGCATCGCCACCGTGGAGCCGGAACTGAAGGACGTGCTGCGCGCGCTCGGCGCCTCCAACCGGCAGATCATCATGAAGGTCGGCCTGCCGCGCTCGATGCCCTATTTCTTCGCCAGCCTGAAGGTTGCCATCACGGTCGCCTTCGTCGGCTCGATCATGTCCGAGACGGTCGCCGCGAATGTGGGCATCGGTGCGCTCATGATGGCGGCACAGGGGCGCTTCGAAGTGCCGCTGGTCTTCGCGGGGCTGATCGCCACGGCGGTGATGGGCATCATGCTCTATGTGATCGCCGAGACGATCGAGCGGCGGGTGATCGGCTGGGCGACCCGCGGCATCAACGGCCCCGGCAGCGTGTGA
- a CDS encoding glucokinase gives MPSPELSRDSFPFPVLVADIGGTNARFALIADRGADIAGYRTVHTADFPDPIAAIESLGHVDPAPRSAVMALAAPVTGDEVALTNCPWVIRPRAMIDRLGLDDVLLINDFEAQALALPSLKLDGADLVQIGGGTERPSATKVVVGPGTGLGVATLVHALGLWIPVPGEGGHVSLGPEAPDEAPVWAAIERIGGRVTGESILSGSGMLRLARAVAAARGLPCPYHHPEEVTAGAEAGEAIGLETLRLFARSLGRIAGDFALSSLARGGVYIAGGIPQKIERFLTDGTFRAAFEAKAPHTALVSDIPTYLVRHPRAALVGLAAYAAHPERYGLDLEGRHWRRGG, from the coding sequence GTGCCCTCTCCCGAACTCTCCCGCGACAGTTTTCCCTTCCCGGTCCTGGTCGCCGATATCGGCGGCACCAATGCCCGCTTCGCCCTGATCGCCGATCGCGGCGCCGACATTGCGGGCTACCGGACGGTCCACACGGCCGATTTCCCCGACCCGATCGCCGCCATCGAAAGCCTCGGCCATGTCGATCCGGCGCCGCGCAGCGCCGTGATGGCGCTGGCCGCACCGGTGACCGGCGACGAGGTGGCGCTGACCAACTGCCCCTGGGTGATCCGCCCGCGCGCGATGATCGACCGTCTCGGTCTCGACGACGTCCTCCTGATCAACGATTTCGAGGCGCAGGCGCTCGCCCTGCCCTCGCTGAAGCTCGACGGCGCCGACCTGGTCCAGATCGGCGGCGGCACCGAGCGGCCGTCGGCCACCAAGGTGGTGGTCGGGCCCGGCACCGGGCTCGGCGTCGCGACGCTGGTCCATGCGCTCGGGCTCTGGATTCCGGTGCCGGGCGAAGGCGGCCATGTCAGTCTCGGTCCGGAGGCGCCGGACGAGGCGCCGGTCTGGGCGGCGATTGAGCGGATCGGCGGGCGCGTCACCGGGGAGAGCATCCTGTCGGGCTCCGGCATGCTGCGCCTCGCCCGCGCCGTGGCGGCCGCCCGCGGCCTGCCCTGCCCGTACCATCATCCGGAGGAGGTCACCGCCGGCGCCGAGGCCGGTGAGGCGATCGGGCTTGAAACCCTGCGCCTGTTCGCCCGCTCGCTCGGCCGGATCGCCGGGGATTTCGCGCTTTCGAGCCTTGCCCGCGGCGGCGTCTACATCGCCGGCGGCATTCCGCAGAAGATCGAGCGCTTCCTGACCGACGGCACCTTCCGCGCCGCCTTCGAGGCCAAGGCACCCCACACGGCATTGGTCTCCGACATCCCGACCTATCTGGTGCGCCATCCGCGCGCCGCCCTGGTCGGCCTCGCCGCCTATGCGGCCCATCCGGAGCGTTACGGGCTCGACCTGGAAGGCCGGCACTGGCGGCGGGGCGGCTGA
- a CDS encoding GNAT family N-acetyltransferase, translated as MTSPSDIRRIETARTILRPHEPADFDAYAALWADAEVTRFIGGKPFTREASWWRFLNRTGLWPLLGFGFFAVLDRDTGAFLGEAGFHDMKRDLTPSIEGSLECGWALTPAVAGRGLATEIVTALVGWAGEHFPDKRLTAMIEVSHVRSIRVAEKTGFAAFAETTYLGKPVTLFERLS; from the coding sequence ATGACCTCCCCTTCCGACATCCGGCGGATCGAAACCGCCCGCACCATCCTGCGCCCGCACGAGCCGGCCGATTTCGACGCCTACGCGGCGCTGTGGGCCGACGCCGAGGTAACCCGCTTCATCGGCGGCAAGCCGTTCACGCGCGAGGCCAGTTGGTGGCGGTTCCTGAACCGGACCGGCCTCTGGCCGCTGCTCGGCTTCGGCTTCTTCGCCGTCCTCGACCGGGACACCGGAGCCTTCCTGGGCGAGGCCGGCTTCCACGACATGAAGCGCGACCTGACGCCCTCGATCGAGGGCAGCCTGGAATGCGGCTGGGCGCTGACCCCAGCCGTCGCCGGGCGCGGGCTCGCCACCGAGATCGTCACCGCGCTGGTCGGCTGGGCCGGCGAACATTTCCCCGACAAGCGGCTGACCGCGATGATCGAGGTCAGCCATGTCCGCTCGATCCGCGTTGCCGAGAAGACCGGCTTCGCGGCCTTCGCCGAGACCACCTATCTCGGCAAGCCGGTGACGCTGTTCGAACGCCTGTCGTAG
- a CDS encoding ABC transporter permease, producing the protein MEFVESAALVLGSAVRLSVPLLLACLAGLWSERSGVVDIGLEGKMLAAAFAAGAAAAVTGSAWLGLLAAVLVSIAFSLVHGFASISQRGNQIVSGVAINFVAAGLTALLGQAWFAQGGRTPPVQGDARFQPIDLPGEVAARAAGGFGRLWSEVVSGHNILVYLAFLAVPVTWYALGRTRFGLRLRAVGENPHAVDTAGISVAGLRYAAVTIAGLLCGLAGTYLAIAQSAGFIRDMTAGKGFIALAALVFAKWRPVPAMLTCLLFGLLDAVAIRLQGTPLPVVGPVPVQVFQALPYVLTVVLLAGFIGRAIPPRASGVPYTKDR; encoded by the coding sequence ATGGAGTTCGTCGAGAGCGCGGCCCTGGTACTCGGTTCCGCCGTCCGGCTGAGCGTGCCGCTGCTGCTCGCCTGCCTGGCCGGATTGTGGTCTGAGCGTTCCGGCGTCGTCGATATCGGCCTGGAAGGCAAGATGCTCGCCGCCGCCTTCGCGGCCGGTGCCGCCGCGGCGGTGACCGGCTCGGCCTGGCTCGGCCTCCTCGCCGCCGTTCTGGTCTCCATCGCCTTCTCGCTGGTGCATGGCTTCGCCTCGATCAGCCAGCGCGGCAACCAGATCGTCTCGGGCGTGGCGATCAACTTCGTCGCCGCCGGCCTGACCGCCCTGCTCGGTCAGGCCTGGTTCGCGCAGGGCGGACGTACCCCGCCGGTGCAGGGCGACGCCCGCTTCCAGCCGATCGACCTGCCCGGAGAGGTCGCCGCGCGCGCGGCCGGCGGCTTCGGGCGGCTGTGGTCGGAGGTCGTCTCGGGCCACAACATCCTGGTCTATCTCGCCTTCCTGGCGGTGCCGGTGACCTGGTACGCGCTCGGCCGGACCCGCTTCGGGCTGCGTCTGCGCGCCGTCGGCGAGAACCCGCATGCGGTCGACACCGCCGGCATCTCGGTCGCCGGCCTGCGCTATGCCGCGGTGACGATCGCCGGGCTCCTGTGCGGCCTGGCCGGCACCTATCTGGCGATCGCCCAGTCGGCCGGCTTCATCCGCGACATGACCGCCGGCAAGGGCTTCATCGCGCTCGCCGCGCTGGTCTTCGCCAAGTGGCGGCCGGTGCCGGCCATGCTGACCTGTCTGCTGTTCGGCCTGCTCGATGCCGTCGCCATCCGCCTGCAGGGCACGCCGCTGCCGGTCGTCGGCCCGGTGCCCGTGCAGGTGTTCCAGGCGCTGCCCTATGTGCTAACGGTGGTGCTGCTGGCCGGTTTCATCGGCCGCGCCATCCCGCCGCGCGCCTCCGGCGTCCCCTACACGAAGGACCGCTGA
- a CDS encoding DUF1194 domain-containing protein encodes MHALVSSWTRLSSWSRLASRLRSGYAAAGLRTGLAVLLAALAASPAAAQRGYAGIAPIEVDVALVLAVDASQSMDEDEQHLQRDGYVDALTAPEVIQAIRFGRHHRIAVAYFEWGSMDQQVLIAPWTIIDGEDAARDFAARIRAAPLNNLQRTSISAALDFAGQLFARTAFRATRKVVDVSGDGPNNQGLVVSDARDALVAQGVTINGLPIVMKDTTLDWSPAPQLDRYYEDCVIGGEGSFMIPVRGMENFGKALKMKLIIEIAGLQPALKVVPAAAAGTPACRFYE; translated from the coding sequence GTGCATGCTCTCGTCTCTTCGTGGACCCGCCTCTCTTCGTGGTCGCGCCTCGCGTCCCGGCTCCGCTCCGGATATGCCGCCGCCGGGCTCCGGACCGGTCTCGCCGTCCTGCTCGCCGCCCTCGCCGCCAGCCCGGCCGCCGCCCAGCGCGGCTATGCCGGCATCGCCCCGATCGAGGTCGACGTCGCCCTGGTGCTGGCCGTCGATGCCTCGCAAAGCATGGACGAGGACGAACAGCACCTGCAGCGCGACGGCTATGTCGACGCCCTGACCGCCCCGGAGGTCATCCAGGCGATCCGCTTCGGCCGCCATCACCGCATCGCGGTCGCCTATTTCGAATGGGGCAGCATGGACCAGCAGGTCCTGATCGCGCCCTGGACGATCATCGACGGCGAGGACGCCGCGCGCGACTTCGCCGCCCGGATTCGGGCCGCCCCGCTCAACAACCTGCAACGCACCTCGATCAGCGCCGCGCTCGACTTTGCCGGCCAGCTGTTCGCCCGCACCGCCTTCCGCGCCACCCGCAAGGTGGTCGACGTCTCCGGTGACGGTCCGAACAACCAGGGCCTGGTGGTCTCGGACGCCCGCGACGCGCTGGTCGCGCAGGGCGTGACCATCAACGGCCTGCCGATCGTCATGAAGGACACGACGCTCGACTGGTCGCCGGCCCCGCAGCTCGACCGCTACTACGAGGATTGCGTGATCGGCGGCGAGGGTTCGTTCATGATCCCGGTCCGGGGCATGGAGAATTTCGGCAAGGCCTTGAAGATGAAGCTGATCATCGAGATCGCCGGGCTGCAGCCGGCACTGAAGGTCGTCCCGGCGGCGGCGGCCGGCACGCCGGCCTGCCGTTTCTATGAGTAG
- a CDS encoding ABC transporter permease — MSGSRGELPPLVDYLVVPAVNLTLAFLVSGLVVLAIGENPLAAVRIMLSGALGYAEGVGYTLYYTTNFIFTGLAVAVAFHAGLFNIGAEGQATMAGLGVAIVCLAFDGAPWWLVLPFAVAAAALFGAGWAFLPGWAQARRGSHIVITTIMFNFIAATVMVYLLVNVIGKPGAMNPETRTFAEATRLPPIRDMLLPLGFDVGTSPLNPSFFLAVLAALLVWLLVWHSRLGYEMRVFGFNPTAAVYAGIDPARVVMVAMMISGALAGLLAVNEVMGVQNRLLLEFVGGAGFVGIAVALMGRAHPLGIVLAAFLFGVLYQGGAELSFERPKISRDMVVVIQGLVILFAGALEHLARPPLVRLFRRTRRTAEA, encoded by the coding sequence ATGAGCGGGTCCCGCGGCGAACTGCCGCCGCTCGTCGACTATCTGGTGGTGCCGGCCGTCAATCTGACGCTCGCCTTCCTGGTCTCCGGCCTGGTCGTGCTGGCGATCGGCGAGAACCCGCTCGCGGCCGTCCGGATCATGCTCTCCGGCGCGCTCGGCTATGCCGAAGGCGTCGGCTACACGCTCTACTACACGACCAACTTCATCTTCACCGGTCTCGCCGTCGCCGTCGCCTTCCATGCCGGCCTGTTCAACATCGGTGCGGAGGGGCAGGCGACCATGGCCGGACTCGGCGTGGCGATCGTGTGCCTGGCCTTCGACGGCGCGCCCTGGTGGCTGGTGCTGCCCTTCGCGGTCGCCGCCGCCGCCCTGTTCGGCGCCGGCTGGGCCTTCCTGCCCGGCTGGGCGCAGGCCCGGCGCGGCAGCCACATCGTCATCACGACGATCATGTTCAACTTCATCGCCGCCACCGTGATGGTCTATCTGCTGGTCAACGTCATCGGCAAGCCCGGCGCCATGAACCCGGAGACGCGCACCTTCGCGGAGGCGACCCGGCTGCCACCGATCCGCGACATGCTGTTGCCGCTCGGCTTCGATGTCGGCACCTCGCCGCTGAACCCGTCCTTCTTCCTCGCCGTGCTGGCCGCGCTCCTGGTCTGGCTCTTGGTCTGGCATTCCCGCCTCGGCTACGAGATGCGCGTCTTCGGCTTCAATCCGACGGCGGCCGTCTATGCCGGCATCGATCCGGCCCGGGTGGTGATGGTCGCCATGATGATCTCCGGCGCGCTGGCCGGCCTCCTCGCCGTCAACGAGGTGATGGGGGTGCAGAACCGTCTGCTGCTCGAATTCGTCGGCGGGGCCGGCTTTGTCGGCATCGCGGTGGCGTTGATGGGCCGCGCCCATCCGCTCGGCATCGTGCTCGCCGCCTTCCTGTTCGGCGTGCTCTATCAGGGCGGCGCGGAACTGTCCTTCGAGCGTCCAAAGATCAGCCGCGACATGGTGGTGGTCATCCAGGGGCTGGTGATCCTGTTCGCCGGCGCGCTCGAACATCTCGCCCGGCCGCCGCTCGTCCGGCTGTTCCGCCGCACGCGGCGCACTGCCGAAGCCTGA
- a CDS encoding BMP family lipoprotein has translation MSKFVTALFLTMAALSAPAVAQQFQPAILYDLGGRNDKSFNEAAFMGAEKFKKDAGAEYRDFEIQNDAQREQALRNFARRGQNPIIAIGFSQAQAVEKVAKEFPDIKFAIVDMVVDLPNVRSILFREQEGSYLVGVLAAMASKSGKIGFVGGMDIPLISRFACGYVQGAKATNGKIEVYQNMTGTTGAAWSDPVKGGELARSQIDRGADVVYHAAGGTGIGVLQAAADAGKLGIGVDSNQNGLHPGKVLTSMLKRVDVAVYDSLNDAKSGKFTAGVKVLGLAEGGVGYAMDNNNAALVTPAMKAAADKAAADIIAGTIKVHDYMADKKCPF, from the coding sequence ATGTCGAAATTCGTCACCGCGCTGTTCCTGACCATGGCGGCGCTGTCGGCTCCGGCAGTGGCGCAGCAGTTCCAGCCCGCGATTCTCTACGACCTCGGCGGCCGCAACGACAAATCCTTCAACGAGGCGGCCTTCATGGGCGCCGAGAAGTTCAAGAAGGACGCCGGCGCCGAGTATCGGGACTTCGAGATCCAGAACGACGCCCAGCGCGAACAGGCGCTGCGCAACTTCGCGCGCCGCGGCCAGAACCCGATCATCGCCATCGGCTTCAGCCAGGCCCAGGCGGTCGAGAAGGTCGCCAAGGAGTTCCCGGACATCAAGTTCGCGATTGTCGACATGGTGGTCGACCTGCCCAACGTCCGCTCGATCCTGTTCCGCGAGCAGGAGGGCTCCTATCTGGTCGGCGTGCTCGCCGCGATGGCCTCCAAGTCCGGCAAGATCGGCTTCGTCGGCGGCATGGACATCCCGCTGATCAGCCGCTTCGCTTGCGGCTACGTGCAGGGCGCCAAGGCGACCAACGGCAAGATCGAGGTCTACCAGAACATGACCGGCACCACCGGCGCGGCCTGGAGCGACCCGGTCAAGGGCGGCGAACTGGCCCGCTCGCAGATCGATCGCGGCGCCGACGTGGTCTATCACGCCGCCGGCGGCACCGGCATCGGCGTGCTGCAGGCGGCCGCGGATGCCGGCAAGCTCGGCATCGGCGTCGATTCCAACCAGAACGGCCTGCATCCCGGCAAGGTGCTGACCTCGATGCTGAAGCGCGTCGACGTGGCGGTCTATGACAGCCTCAACGACGCCAAGTCCGGCAAGTTCACGGCCGGCGTCAAGGTGCTCGGCCTCGCCGAGGGCGGCGTCGGCTACGCCATGGACAATAACAACGCGGCCCTCGTCACCCCCGCCATGAAGGCCGCCGCCGACAAGGCCGCCGCCGACATCATCGCCGGCACCATCAAGGTGCACGACTACATGGCCGACAAGAAGTGCCCGTTCTGA
- a CDS encoding MBL fold metallo-hydrolase: protein MHIRFIGSGDAFGSGGRFHTCIHVATAATEMLVDLGASAFHGLKASGLDLNRIGAILLTHFHGDHFGGLPYFILDAHYVSQRKAPLLIAGPPGVEAAVVRLLEACYPGFMKAPRVYEIRFVEIAEAVPTDIAGATVTARPVKHDPNLACCYGYRIAADGVTFVYSGDTTWTDTLIPLAQGADLFAVECYTRARPMAVHMDYATLAARLPEIGARRVVLTHMSRDMLDHPEDIRHEMAHDGLTIEIGTALP from the coding sequence ATGCACATCCGCTTCATCGGCTCCGGCGACGCCTTCGGTTCCGGCGGCCGGTTCCATACCTGCATCCATGTCGCCACTGCGGCCACCGAAATGCTGGTCGATCTCGGCGCCAGCGCCTTCCACGGTCTGAAGGCGTCCGGCCTCGACCTGAACCGGATCGGCGCTATCCTGCTGACGCATTTCCACGGCGACCATTTCGGCGGGCTGCCCTATTTCATCCTCGACGCTCACTACGTCTCGCAGCGCAAGGCGCCCCTGCTGATCGCCGGCCCTCCCGGCGTGGAGGCAGCCGTGGTCCGGCTCCTGGAGGCCTGCTATCCGGGCTTCATGAAGGCGCCGCGCGTCTATGAAATCCGGTTCGTCGAGATCGCCGAAGCCGTCCCGACAGACATCGCCGGGGCGACCGTCACCGCCCGCCCGGTCAAGCACGATCCCAATCTCGCCTGCTGCTACGGCTACCGGATCGCCGCCGACGGCGTCACCTTCGTCTATTCCGGCGATACGACCTGGACCGATACCCTGATCCCGCTGGCGCAGGGCGCCGACCTGTTCGCGGTCGAATGCTACACGCGGGCGCGGCCGATGGCGGTCCACATGGACTATGCGACGCTCGCCGCCCGGCTCCCCGAGATCGGCGCGCGGCGCGTCGTGCTGACCCATATGAGCCGCGACATGCTCGATCACCCGGAGGATATCCGCCACGAGATGGCTCATGACGGCTTGACGATCGAGATCGGAACGGCGCTACCCTGA
- a CDS encoding ABC transporter ATP-binding protein produces the protein MAFVELKDIWLRYGGTEGTLALKNASMSVRDGEFVAVVGPSGCGKSTLMKAVTGLWPPTRGEVTVAGSKVTGPVGIVGMAFQNSVQLPWRNTLDNIMLPLEIVEPHASRLAAHKAEYVAKARELMGLVGLTGFEKRYPWQLSGGMQQRASLCRALIHEPKLLMLDEPFGALDMFTREELWGVLQDLWMSKKPTVILVTHDLREAVFLADRILVMSARPGRFVAEYNVPFPRPRTLETTYLPDFIEITHMLRSLIQSARQDAA, from the coding sequence ATGGCCTTCGTGGAACTCAAGGACATCTGGCTGCGCTATGGCGGCACGGAGGGGACGCTTGCGCTCAAGAACGCCTCGATGTCGGTGCGCGACGGCGAGTTCGTGGCCGTGGTCGGTCCGTCCGGCTGCGGCAAGTCGACCCTGATGAAGGCGGTGACCGGCCTCTGGCCGCCGACCAGGGGCGAAGTCACGGTGGCCGGCAGCAAGGTCACGGGACCGGTCGGCATCGTCGGCATGGCGTTCCAGAACTCGGTCCAGCTGCCCTGGCGCAACACGCTCGACAACATCATGCTGCCGCTCGAGATCGTCGAGCCGCATGCCTCCCGGCTCGCCGCCCACAAGGCCGAATATGTCGCCAAGGCGCGCGAATTGATGGGTCTGGTCGGGCTGACCGGCTTCGAGAAGCGCTATCCCTGGCAGCTGTCCGGCGGCATGCAGCAGCGCGCCTCGCTGTGCCGCGCCCTGATCCACGAGCCCAAGCTCCTGATGCTCGACGAGCCCTTCGGCGCGCTCGACATGTTCACGCGCGAGGAATTGTGGGGCGTGCTGCAGGATCTCTGGATGTCGAAGAAGCCGACCGTGATCCTGGTCACCCACGACCTGCGCGAGGCGGTGTTCCTGGCCGACCGCATCCTGGTCATGAGCGCGCGGCCGGGCCGTTTCGTCGCCGAATATAACGTGCCGTTCCCGCGCCCGCGCACGCTGGAGACCACCTACCTGCCCGATTTCATCGAGATCACCCACATGCTGCGCAGCCTGATCCAGTCGGCGCGGCAGGATGCGGCCTGA